In Candidatus Eisenbacteria bacterium, a single genomic region encodes these proteins:
- a CDS encoding glycosyltransferase family 4 protein, protein MKGRLWVVARSLPVHFAGGMERIAVDTCAGLAERGWAIDLATTRLARDPGLPPGVRVHALDAPPGVHSLRFRRALARWAEKREPPDALLSISFSAGPIVRARSEIPSICQMHGSAWREAATKLRRLDPRGLYRLWLHIDQEKRTLALYDRIVAVGPAVHAYLNAFPYGFLSRDKIVEIPNGIGEIPLDPPSAESRKAIREQLGLGSFDRLIVSAGRLIPQKGVFDLVRAYEKMPGCEKTALLIAGGGRDETRIRDYCRRHALAGVWLAGSLPREEVIEAMRVADLVVQIGTIPEAGIPLVVMESLAVGCPVVVSERLHFSHEDDIERAILRVDPTDRNAIARALERGVHLGGPFLEIARAARDRFSLDAMIERYDRLIEEVIGERRR, encoded by the coding sequence ATGAAAGGGCGCCTCTGGGTCGTTGCCCGATCGCTTCCGGTCCACTTCGCGGGCGGCATGGAGCGGATCGCTGTTGACACATGCGCGGGGCTCGCGGAGCGGGGATGGGCGATCGACTTGGCGACCACGCGGCTCGCGAGGGATCCCGGCCTGCCGCCGGGCGTTCGCGTGCACGCCCTCGACGCGCCTCCGGGCGTTCATTCGCTCCGCTTTCGTCGCGCGCTCGCCCGATGGGCGGAGAAGCGAGAGCCGCCGGACGCGCTTCTCTCGATCAGCTTCTCCGCCGGGCCGATCGTCCGAGCGCGATCCGAGATTCCCTCCATCTGCCAAATGCACGGAAGCGCTTGGAGAGAAGCCGCGACGAAACTCCGCCGGCTCGACCCGCGCGGATTGTACAGGCTTTGGCTCCACATCGATCAGGAAAAGCGAACGCTGGCTCTTTACGACAGAATCGTCGCCGTCGGGCCGGCGGTGCACGCGTACTTGAACGCTTTCCCATACGGCTTCCTGAGTCGGGACAAGATCGTCGAGATTCCGAATGGAATCGGCGAGATCCCTCTTGATCCTCCCTCCGCGGAGTCGCGCAAGGCGATTCGAGAGCAGCTCGGGCTCGGGTCTTTCGACCGGCTCATCGTGAGCGCCGGCCGTCTGATTCCCCAGAAGGGAGTCTTCGATCTCGTGCGGGCGTACGAGAAGATGCCTGGCTGCGAGAAGACGGCGCTTCTCATCGCCGGGGGAGGGCGCGACGAAACGCGCATCCGGGACTACTGCCGAAGGCACGCGCTTGCGGGAGTGTGGCTCGCGGGATCTCTTCCGCGAGAAGAGGTCATCGAGGCGATGCGGGTGGCGGATCTCGTGGTCCAGATCGGCACGATTCCGGAGGCGGGGATCCCCTTGGTCGTCATGGAGAGTCTCGCCGTCGGCTGCCCCGTGGTCGTATCCGAACGTCTTCACTTCAGCCACGAGGACGATATCGAACGAGCGATCCTTCGCGTCGATCCGACCGATCGGAACGCAATTGCTCGCGCGCTCGAACGCGGCGTCCACCTCGGGGGCCCATTCCTCGAGATCGCCCGCGCCGCCCGCGATCGGTTTTCTCTTGATGCCATGATCGAGCGCTACGATCGCTTGATCGAAGAAGTGATTGGCGAACGGCGGCGGTAG
- a CDS encoding 2-oxo acid dehydrogenase subunit E2, with amino-acid sequence MERFISKGLGHGVGTGVGMEVKMPQMGESVAEGTIIKWLVKEGDLVEKDAPLFEISTDKVDAEIPSPEAGVVGKILVPEGTTVEVGRAVAEISPLGEEDAGMPERKKPAEKPPVAAAPSIPLGTKPAAPKPETKAPSAPIPSAGAPPVDRSDVRSSPIARRIARERGLEIARIPGTGRGGRVSKRDVLAFVEGEREAASALPGVSPLPTAAEEFSPLGEESVAVPMSTMRKKIAEHMVHSKRTSPHVLTVFEVDVTRAQRIRAARKVEFETRHGARLTLTAMVVHSIVPAILRFPVLNASVAGDTIVYHKSVNIGVAVALEDGLIVPVIERAELLGIGEIARSIQDLSVRARAKKLVPDEVRGATFTITNPGPYGALFNFPVINQPNVAILGMGGARKRPVVVDDAIAIREIVHFSLSFDHRAIDGAVADQFMAFFKERIESFPEEVLD; translated from the coding sequence ATGGAGCGATTCATATCTAAAGGACTAGGGCATGGTGTCGGCACGGGAGTCGGTATGGAAGTAAAGATGCCCCAGATGGGGGAGAGCGTCGCCGAAGGAACGATCATCAAATGGCTCGTCAAGGAAGGGGACCTTGTCGAGAAGGATGCTCCGCTCTTCGAGATCTCGACCGACAAGGTCGATGCGGAAATCCCCTCGCCCGAGGCAGGAGTCGTGGGGAAGATCCTCGTCCCCGAGGGAACGACCGTCGAGGTGGGGCGCGCGGTGGCCGAGATCTCTCCTCTCGGAGAGGAGGACGCGGGGATGCCGGAGAGGAAGAAGCCGGCCGAGAAGCCTCCCGTCGCGGCGGCCCCCTCGATTCCGCTCGGGACGAAGCCGGCGGCGCCGAAGCCTGAAACGAAAGCTCCGTCCGCCCCGATCCCGTCCGCGGGCGCGCCGCCGGTCGATCGGAGCGATGTCCGTTCCTCTCCGATCGCGCGCCGCATCGCGAGGGAGCGCGGCCTCGAGATCGCGCGGATCCCCGGCACCGGACGGGGCGGCCGTGTGAGCAAGAGGGACGTGCTCGCGTTCGTCGAAGGAGAGAGGGAAGCCGCATCCGCTCTCCCCGGCGTTTCTCCCCTGCCCACCGCGGCGGAGGAGTTCTCTCCTCTCGGCGAGGAGTCGGTCGCGGTCCCCATGTCGACGATGCGCAAGAAGATCGCCGAGCATATGGTCCACAGCAAGCGAACTTCGCCGCACGTTCTCACCGTTTTCGAAGTGGACGTCACGCGCGCCCAGCGAATCCGCGCAGCGAGGAAGGTCGAGTTCGAAACGCGGCACGGCGCGCGTCTCACGCTGACCGCGATGGTGGTCCACTCGATCGTTCCCGCGATTCTTCGCTTCCCCGTGCTCAACGCGTCGGTCGCGGGAGACACGATCGTTTACCACAAGTCGGTGAACATCGGGGTTGCGGTCGCGCTCGAGGACGGGCTCATCGTTCCGGTGATCGAGCGCGCCGAGCTCCTCGGCATCGGAGAGATCGCGCGCTCCATCCAGGATCTCTCCGTGCGCGCGCGCGCGAAGAAGCTCGTCCCGGACGAGGTCCGTGGCGCGACGTTCACGATCACGAACCCGGGGCCTTATGGAGCGCTCTTCAACTTCCCCGTCATCAACCAGCCGAACGTGGCGATTCTCGGAATGGGCGGCGCGAGGAAGAGGCCGGTCGTTGTGGACGACGCCATCGCGATCCGCGAGATCGTCCACTTCTCGCTCTCATTCGATCATCGCGCGATCGACGGCGCCGTCGCCGATCAGTTCATGGCGTTCTTCAAGGAGAGAATCGAGAGCTTCCCCGAGGAGGTCCTGGATTGA
- a CDS encoding SDR family oxidoreductase — MGTLERGVAIITGAGRGIGAAIARRFAAEGASLVLAARTEAEIGRIAEEIRPLGYGAVAIPTDVTIPGSVQACVEGCLETFRRLDILVNAAGVQYISPVVLSDPERWFYDFDVNLFGTYRFCKACLPALADSQNGRIVNIASRMAKTPAPLNSAYSASKAGVVAFTAALAAEVARDGIRVNAICPGYVETKLLNDSIAQTARLTGRTPEEIKSALAKKSVFRRAVTAEEVAAVALFLVTEATGMTGQAINVTAGAEIH; from the coding sequence ATGGGTACGCTCGAACGCGGCGTCGCGATCATCACCGGCGCGGGACGCGGGATCGGCGCGGCCATCGCGCGCCGGTTCGCCGCGGAAGGGGCGAGCCTCGTTCTCGCCGCACGCACGGAAGCGGAGATCGGGAGGATCGCCGAGGAGATCCGCCCCCTCGGCTACGGCGCTGTCGCGATTCCGACCGACGTGACGATCCCGGGGTCCGTGCAGGCGTGTGTGGAAGGCTGCCTCGAAACGTTTCGCCGGCTCGACATTTTGGTGAACGCCGCCGGTGTTCAGTACATCTCCCCCGTCGTCCTGTCCGACCCCGAGCGCTGGTTTTATGATTTTGACGTGAATCTTTTTGGCACGTATCGTTTCTGCAAGGCATGCCTTCCGGCGCTCGCGGATTCTCAGAACGGCCGCATCGTGAACATCGCCTCGCGCATGGCGAAGACGCCCGCTCCGCTGAACAGCGCCTACTCGGCCTCGAAGGCGGGCGTCGTGGCGTTTACCGCCGCGCTCGCGGCTGAGGTCGCCCGGGACGGGATCCGCGTGAACGCGATCTGCCCGGGATACGTCGAAACTAAGCTCCTCAACGATTCGATCGCGCAGACGGCGAGGCTGACCGGAAGGACCCCCGAGGAGATCAAGTCCGCCCTCGCGAAGAAGAGCGTGTTCCGGAGAGCGGTGACGGCGGAGGAGGTTGCGGCGGTGGCGCTCTTCCTCGTCACCGAGGCGACGGGAATGACCGGCCAGGCGATCAACGTCACCGCCGGAGCCGAGATCCACTGA
- the lipA gene encoding lipoyl synthase: MFLRTEKRPSWLKVRFETNDVFREVSAAVGGDRLHTVCEEARCPNRHECWGSGTATFLILGGICTRACGFCAVTSGRPDALDLEEPFAVAEAVARLRLRFAVITSVDRDDLPDLGAGAFAETLRRVREKNPGCEVEVLIPDFDGREDLLRAVVEADPLVVGHNVETVKRLYPKIRFRHAYERSLGVLRTASRIKSPRQIVKSGLMVGLGEEDGEVDELLGDLAEAGVRAVTIGQYLQPTKKHHPVIRFVPPETFERWKNLAIDLGFVHAESGPLVRSSYRAERIVETIRRERA, from the coding sequence ATGTTTCTTCGCACCGAGAAAAGACCTTCATGGCTCAAGGTTCGCTTCGAGACGAACGATGTCTTCCGCGAGGTGAGCGCGGCGGTCGGTGGGGACCGATTGCACACGGTTTGCGAGGAGGCGCGCTGCCCGAACCGGCACGAGTGCTGGGGGAGCGGGACCGCGACGTTCCTCATTCTCGGGGGAATCTGCACGCGCGCCTGCGGTTTCTGCGCGGTGACGAGCGGGCGCCCCGACGCGCTCGATCTCGAAGAGCCGTTCGCGGTCGCCGAGGCGGTCGCCCGGCTACGCCTTCGCTTCGCCGTGATCACATCGGTCGACCGGGACGATCTCCCCGACCTCGGCGCCGGCGCGTTCGCCGAGACGCTGCGCCGCGTCCGCGAGAAGAACCCCGGCTGCGAGGTCGAAGTGCTCATCCCCGATTTCGACGGCCGAGAGGATCTCCTCCGCGCCGTCGTCGAGGCGGATCCCCTCGTCGTCGGACACAACGTCGAGACGGTGAAGCGCCTTTATCCGAAGATCCGCTTTCGCCACGCGTACGAGCGGTCCCTCGGCGTTCTTCGAACCGCCTCGCGAATCAAGAGCCCGCGCCAGATCGTGAAGTCGGGTCTCATGGTCGGTCTCGGCGAGGAGGACGGAGAAGTGGACGAGCTTCTCGGAGATCTCGCGGAGGCCGGCGTCCGAGCCGTTACGATCGGCCAGTATCTCCAGCCGACGAAGAAGCACCATCCGGTCATCCGCTTCGTTCCGCCTGAAACCTTTGAACGCTGGAAAAATCTCGCGATCGATCTCGGCTTCGTTCACGCGGAGTCGGGACCGCTCGTGAGGAGCTCCTATCGGGCCGAACGAATCGTGGAGACGATCCGGCGAGAGCGCGCCTAG
- a CDS encoding pyridoxal phosphate-dependent aminotransferase → MARNTADMVAARMGLLGTETAFEVLARAKALERQGKEIVHLEIGEPDFQTPDNIKEAAMKALRDGKTGYCPAPGIPELREAIAVDAGKRRGVSLKPDRVVVFPGAKPVMTNTILALVDEGDEVIYPNPGFPIYESMIRFIGAKPVPLPLREEKDFRFDPDEFRSLVTEKTKLIIINSPQNPTGGVLARQDLEAIAEVAVRNDIFVLSDEVYINIIYDGKHESILSLPGMIDRTILLDGLSKSYSMTGWRLGYGYFPEFLVPHVTRLNINTVSCTSHFSQWAAIEAITGPQDAVKRMVAEFKKRREVIVEGLNKIEGFRCRMPKGAFYAFPNISGTGKKSQELERELLDQAGVATLSGTSFGANGQGFLRLSYANSVENIRKALRKIEDYLS, encoded by the coding sequence ATGGCTCGAAACACGGCGGACATGGTCGCGGCGCGTATGGGGCTTCTCGGCACCGAGACGGCCTTCGAAGTTCTGGCCCGCGCGAAAGCGCTCGAGCGCCAGGGAAAAGAGATCGTTCACCTCGAGATCGGCGAGCCCGATTTCCAGACTCCGGACAACATCAAGGAAGCCGCGATGAAGGCGCTGCGGGACGGGAAGACGGGCTATTGCCCCGCTCCCGGAATCCCCGAGCTTCGCGAGGCGATCGCGGTCGATGCGGGAAAGCGCCGCGGCGTGTCGCTGAAGCCGGATCGGGTGGTCGTCTTCCCCGGCGCGAAGCCGGTCATGACGAACACGATCCTCGCTCTCGTCGACGAGGGGGACGAGGTGATCTACCCGAATCCGGGTTTTCCGATCTATGAGTCGATGATTCGCTTCATCGGAGCGAAGCCGGTTCCCCTTCCCCTCCGCGAGGAGAAGGACTTCCGTTTCGATCCGGACGAGTTCCGCTCGCTTGTGACGGAGAAGACGAAGCTCATCATCATCAACTCCCCACAGAACCCGACGGGCGGGGTTCTCGCGCGGCAGGATCTCGAGGCGATCGCCGAGGTCGCGGTCCGGAACGACATCTTCGTGCTCTCCGATGAAGTTTATATCAACATCATTTATGACGGAAAACACGAGAGCATTCTCTCTTTGCCTGGAATGATCGACCGAACGATTCTTCTGGATGGTCTATCGAAGAGCTACTCGATGACCGGATGGCGGCTTGGGTACGGCTACTTCCCCGAGTTTCTGGTGCCGCATGTGACGCGCCTCAACATCAACACCGTCTCGTGCACGTCGCATTTCAGCCAGTGGGCGGCGATCGAGGCGATCACGGGGCCTCAGGACGCGGTGAAGAGAATGGTGGCCGAGTTCAAGAAGAGACGCGAAGTGATCGTCGAGGGTCTCAACAAGATCGAGGGATTCCGGTGCCGGATGCCGAAGGGAGCGTTCTACGCCTTCCCGAACATCTCGGGAACCGGGAAGAAGTCGCAGGAACTTGAAAGGGAGCTTCTCGACCAGGCCGGGGTCGCCACCCTCTCGGGGACGTCGTTCGGGGCGAACGGACAAGGGTTCCTCAGGCTCTCGTACGCGAACTCGGTCGAGAACATCCGAAAGGCGCTCCGGAAGATCGAGGACTATCTGTCGTAG
- the lipB gene encoding lipoyl(octanoyl) transferase LipB has product MLGEVPYLHAWELQRNLVEKRKREETVDHLLLLEHPSVYTLGRRGDLCHVKGAAGTLGADVVHTDRGGDVTWHGPGQLVGYPILSLEPDRKDVVRYVRDLEEAIIRTLVDFGVVAGRVPGYTGVWAGGEKVAAIGVRISRWVTSHGFALNVCCSLAAYRKIVPCGIEGKGVTTLSRLAGRAISVAEAADRIAVRFSEVFDRIPIREDGSNG; this is encoded by the coding sequence ATGCTCGGCGAGGTTCCTTACCTCCATGCGTGGGAGCTGCAAAGGAATCTCGTCGAGAAGAGAAAGCGCGAGGAGACCGTCGACCATCTTCTGCTTCTCGAACACCCTTCCGTGTACACGCTGGGGCGGCGAGGGGATCTCTGCCACGTCAAGGGGGCCGCGGGGACGTTGGGCGCGGATGTCGTTCACACCGACCGCGGCGGCGACGTGACCTGGCACGGGCCCGGGCAGCTCGTCGGCTACCCGATCCTCTCGCTCGAACCCGATCGGAAGGACGTGGTCCGCTACGTGCGCGATCTCGAGGAAGCGATCATCCGAACGCTCGTCGATTTCGGCGTGGTCGCCGGGCGCGTGCCCGGCTACACCGGGGTCTGGGCGGGGGGCGAGAAGGTCGCCGCGATCGGCGTGCGGATCTCCCGCTGGGTCACCTCGCACGGCTTCGCGCTGAACGTCTGCTGTTCGTTGGCGGCGTACCGGAAGATCGTGCCGTGCGGCATCGAGGGGAAAGGGGTCACGACGCTCTCGCGCCTCGCCGGGCGCGCGATCTCGGTCGCCGAGGCGGCGGATCGGATAGCGGTCCGCTTCTCCGAGGTCTTCGACCGGATTCCGATTCGCGAGGATGGATCGAACGGATAA
- a CDS encoding ABC-ATPase domain-containing protein, which translates to MSARREDDLRELLRRIDGAGYGAYREIHGRYAFADFELLIDHVQGDPFAAPSRLRVLVPQSAARFPEKTRRGKSRSIALASFLACAFADAARRVRGRRGSGKSGLIEIDRPGQEVLERTAVLVDDRFVEARFAAGLPAVGRRILGREAEAMLLDELPEIVRSSLFYASSDLAAIERAVLANEDTDFLRAALDSMGLVAFVAEGSILPRRSGVDDRPLAERAIPFESPPSLRASFDLPNGGRVTGMGIPRGVTLVVGGGFHGKSTLLAAIERGVYNHIPGDGRELVVTDPTAVKIRAEDGRRVEGVDITPFIGDLPFGARTDFFSSDNASGSTSQAANIIEALEAGARVLLIDEDTAATNFMIRDRRMRQLVAKEKEPITPFVDKVRILYEEKGVSTILVAGGSGDYFDVADTVIWMNDYLPVDATADAKAIAARHRGERMSEEESRFGNVAARVPLPESIDPSRGRREVSIRVRGRRAVQFGKETLDLSAVSQIVDASQTRAIAEAILYARGKWMNGRRSLKEILDALEAELAESGLDALSARRAGDLAAFRPLELAAALNRLRSLRVKRP; encoded by the coding sequence ATGAGCGCGCGCCGCGAAGACGATCTCCGCGAGCTTCTCCGCCGGATCGACGGCGCCGGATATGGGGCGTACCGAGAGATCCACGGCCGCTATGCGTTCGCTGATTTCGAGCTCTTGATCGACCACGTGCAGGGAGATCCTTTCGCGGCGCCGAGCCGCCTTCGCGTGCTCGTCCCGCAAAGCGCGGCGCGCTTTCCGGAGAAGACGAGGCGGGGGAAGAGCCGTTCGATCGCTCTTGCTTCGTTTCTCGCGTGCGCCTTCGCCGACGCCGCCCGGCGCGTCCGCGGGCGGCGGGGTTCGGGAAAGAGCGGTCTCATCGAGATCGATCGCCCGGGCCAGGAGGTTCTGGAGAGAACCGCAGTCTTGGTGGACGATCGCTTCGTCGAGGCCCGCTTCGCGGCGGGTCTTCCCGCCGTTGGGCGGCGAATCCTCGGCCGCGAGGCGGAGGCAATGCTCCTCGACGAGCTTCCCGAGATCGTGCGCAGTTCGCTGTTCTATGCTTCAAGCGATCTTGCTGCGATCGAGCGCGCGGTCTTAGCGAACGAGGACACGGACTTTCTTCGCGCGGCGCTCGACTCGATGGGGCTCGTCGCTTTCGTCGCGGAAGGTTCTATTCTTCCAAGACGCTCCGGAGTCGATGACCGGCCGCTCGCCGAGAGAGCGATTCCCTTCGAATCGCCGCCGTCGCTCCGCGCGAGCTTCGATCTACCGAACGGGGGACGGGTTACGGGGATGGGCATCCCCCGGGGGGTGACGCTCGTCGTCGGCGGGGGCTTTCACGGAAAGTCGACCCTGCTCGCCGCGATCGAAAGAGGCGTGTACAACCACATTCCGGGAGACGGCCGCGAGCTCGTCGTGACCGATCCGACCGCGGTGAAGATCCGCGCCGAGGACGGCCGCCGCGTCGAAGGGGTCGACATCACTCCCTTCATCGGCGATCTCCCGTTCGGTGCGAGGACGGACTTCTTCTCGAGCGACAATGCATCCGGCTCCACTTCGCAGGCGGCGAACATCATCGAGGCGCTCGAAGCGGGCGCTCGCGTTCTTCTCATCGACGAGGACACGGCGGCGACGAACTTCATGATCCGCGATCGGCGCATGCGACAGCTCGTCGCCAAGGAGAAGGAACCGATCACGCCTTTCGTCGACAAGGTCCGAATCCTCTACGAGGAGAAGGGGGTCTCGACGATTCTCGTGGCGGGCGGAAGCGGGGACTACTTCGACGTCGCCGACACGGTGATCTGGATGAACGACTACCTGCCGGTCGACGCGACCGCCGATGCGAAGGCGATCGCGGCGCGTCATCGCGGGGAGAGGATGAGCGAGGAAGAAAGCCGCTTCGGGAATGTCGCCGCGCGCGTTCCGCTTCCCGAGAGCATCGATCCGAGCCGCGGAAGGCGCGAGGTGAGCATTCGAGTGCGCGGCCGCCGTGCCGTTCAGTTCGGAAAGGAGACGCTCGATCTTTCCGCCGTCTCGCAGATCGTGGACGCGAGCCAGACCCGAGCGATCGCCGAAGCGATCCTTTACGCCCGCGGGAAGTGGATGAACGGGAGGCGTTCCCTCAAGGAGATCCTCGACGCGCTCGAAGCCGAGCTCGCGGAGTCGGGACTCGACGCGCTTTCCGCGCGCCGCGCGGGGGACCTCGCCGCTTTCCGGCCGTTGGAGCTCGCCGCCGCCCTCAATCGCCTCCGCTCGCTCCGGGTGAAACGCCCCTGA